Proteins encoded by one window of Candidatus Endomicrobium procryptotermitis:
- a CDS encoding DUF1515 domain-containing protein, whose product MIISPEIAVNVVVLCVGIGVFVGEIKSLKKDIKRLEEKQDKHNRLIERMVVVEQSIKAAHHRIDDMQQK is encoded by the coding sequence ATGATTATATCACCTGAAATTGCCGTTAATGTTGTAGTGTTATGCGTTGGAATAGGAGTATTTGTAGGCGAAATAAAAAGCTTAAAAAAAGATATCAAACGTCTTGAAGAAAAACAAGATAAACATAACCGTCTAATTGAACGTATGGTTGTTGTTGAGCAAAGCATAAAAGCGGCACATCACAGAATTGACGATATGCAGCAAAAGTAG